ACCCGGAGCTCGAGCGGGCGGCGCGCGGGCTGGGCGCGTCGCCGGCGCGGGTGCTCGCGCGGGTGACGGCGCCGCTCATGGCGCCGGGCCTGCTGGCGGGCGCGACGCTCGTCTTCCTGTCGACGATGAAGGAGCTGCCGGTGACCCTGCTCCTGCGGCCGATCGGGTTCGACACGCTCGCGACCGAGGTGTGGACGGCGACCGGCGTGTCGGCCTACGGGACCGCCGCGTACCCCGCTCTGGCGCTCATCGCCATCAGCATCCCGGTCGTCTGGACGCTGCAGGTCCGACCGCGGGGCGATGCGCGCACGGACCTGCAAGAGTGAGGCGTCCCATGGCGCAGTTCGCGACCGCCGAGGACGTCCACGAGCAGCTGGGCAAGCTGCTGCGCAGCATCGCCGCCGACCCGGAGCTCTCGGGGCAGGCGCAGCGTCTCGACGCCGTCGTCCAGCTGCAGCTCACCGACCCCGAGGCGCAGCTGGCGCTGCGCGCCCGCGAGGGCCAGCCGGTGGCGGCGCTCGTCGGCGAGACCGCGGGCGACGCGGACGTCGTGCTCGAGCTCGAGGCCGACGTGGCGCACGCGCTCTTCCTCGGCCAGCTCGAGCTGACGGGCGCGCTGGCCGGTGGCCGGCTGCGCACGAAGGGCCCGGCCGCGAAGGTCCTGCGCGTCTTCCCGCTGGCCAAGGCCGCTGCGCCGCGCTACCAGCAGGTGCTGGACGGCGAGGACGTGCCGCTCGGCGAGGCGCCGGCGCCGGCCGAGGAGGCGCCGGGCGCCGAGGCGCCGGAGGCGCAGGCCGCCGAGGCGCCGGCCGAGGGCGCCGCGCCCGAGGCCGTCGAGGGGGCCGAGGCCGACGTCGCCGAAGGCGACGCCCGGGCCGCCGAGACGCCCGCCGAGGTCGCCGAGACGCCCGCCGAGGGCGACGACGCGCCCTCCGCCGCCTAGGCGCCGCTCAACCGGACGTCCGTCCGCGGGCACGCCGGGTACAGGCCTGGTGCGGGGCGGTCGATGCTGCCCGCAGACCTCCTGGGGAGGAGGACGGGGCGGCGCACGCGCCGCCCGGCACGGCTAGGCCACCGCGCGCCGCTCGCGCGCGGTGGCCAGCAGCCGCCGCAGCGCCTCGGCGCTCTGCGCGCCCTGGACCGCGACCCGTTCGCCGGCCAGGAAGAACGGCACCGCGTCGATCCCGATGCGCTGGGCGACCAGCACGTCCTGCGCGACCTCCTGCTCGCCGGCGCCCTCGTCGGCGATCGCCCGCAGGACCTCGGGCTTGAGTCGTGCCGCGGCGGCCACGAGCGGCACCGCGACGTCCGGGTCGCTGACGTCCCGCCCCTCGTCGAGGTGGGCGGCGAAGAGCGCCTCGAGAGCCGCCGTGCCCGCTGCCGGCCCGGCCGCGTGCGCGGCGACCTTCACCAGCCGGTGGGCCAGCCGCGTCGACGGCCCGTCGCCGCCGAGCTCGAAGGCCCGAT
The DNA window shown above is from Conexibacter sp. SYSU D00693 and carries:
- a CDS encoding SCP2 sterol-binding domain-containing protein; its protein translation is MAQFATAEDVHEQLGKLLRSIAADPELSGQAQRLDAVVQLQLTDPEAQLALRAREGQPVAALVGETAGDADVVLELEADVAHALFLGQLELTGALAGGRLRTKGPAAKVLRVFPLAKAAAPRYQQVLDGEDVPLGEAPAPAEEAPGAEAPEAQAAEAPAEGAAPEAVEGAEADVAEGDARAAETPAEVAETPAEGDDAPSAA
- a CDS encoding DsbA family protein yields the protein MADEPLVVQVWSDVACPWCRKGHEQLAEVVAGEPDGSVVVVHRAFELGGDGPSTRLAHRLVKVAAHAAGPAAGTAALEALFAAHLDEGRDVSDPDVAVPLVAAAARLKPEVLRAIADEGAGEQEVAQDVLVAQRIGIDAVPFFLAGERVAVQGAQSAEALRRLLATARERRAVA